The following proteins are encoded in a genomic region of Streptococcus equi subsp. equi:
- a CDS encoding anticodon nuclease: MGNDIKFENLEQISDNIISSNKKVHLLYAYNATGKTRLSMELKNKVNETDSDGNSIKHILYFNSYTEDLFTWDNDLENDEDRYLIYDKRTYFGNFLEEQQLFERAVDNFQKYVGRSIDIEFQDVIETVKDEFGNVQKDNRGEALTISNKKSIRFKVDGHTIKVSRGEERIFVWSVFLTLLEIIIEDLTESADTSEFSKMNYIYIDDPISSLDDTNIINAAIYLSDVIGSAENTDLKFVVSTHQALFYNVLYNEIRFDRRIKKKVFYVMKATDEIEDEKQFKYLLTDVEGDSPFGYHLRVREELRKAIQDEQVEKFHFALFRNLVEKTATFLGYGRWENILLGLDVAGHVITSENIKLYTQLIDLYTHNRHADLEYRELPPQEKNTLINLFNSFDSIYRFKED, from the coding sequence ATGGGAAATGATATCAAATTTGAAAATTTAGAACAGATTTCGGATAATATTATTTCTAGTAATAAGAAAGTTCATTTGCTATATGCCTATAATGCTACTGGGAAAACTAGGCTTTCTATGGAATTGAAAAATAAGGTAAATGAGACTGATAGTGATGGTAATAGCATTAAGCACATTTTATATTTCAATTCATATACGGAGGATCTTTTTACGTGGGATAATGATTTGGAAAACGATGAAGATCGATATTTGATTTATGATAAACGAACTTATTTTGGAAATTTCCTTGAAGAGCAACAACTTTTCGAACGTGCTGTAGACAATTTTCAAAAGTATGTTGGTAGATCTATTGATATTGAGTTCCAAGATGTTATTGAAACAGTTAAAGATGAGTTCGGAAATGTTCAAAAAGATAATAGGGGTGAGGCACTAACAATTAGTAATAAAAAGAGTATAAGATTTAAAGTAGATGGGCATACAATAAAGGTGTCTAGAGGAGAAGAGAGGATTTTTGTTTGGTCAGTTTTCTTAACGCTCCTTGAAATTATTATTGAAGATTTGACTGAGTCTGCTGATACCTCAGAATTTTCAAAAATGAACTATATCTATATTGACGATCCTATATCTTCTTTGGATGATACTAATATTATTAATGCTGCAATTTATTTGAGTGATGTTATAGGTAGTGCTGAAAATACTGATTTGAAATTTGTCGTCTCTACTCATCAAGCATTATTTTATAATGTACTTTATAATGAAATCCGATTTGATAGAAGAATCAAGAAAAAGGTTTTTTACGTCATGAAAGCTACTGATGAAATTGAGGATGAGAAACAATTTAAATATTTGTTGACAGATGTTGAAGGGGATTCTCCATTTGGATATCATCTCAGAGTGAGAGAAGAATTGAGAAAAGCAATTCAAGATGAACAGGTAGAGAAATTCCATTTTGCTCTTTTTAGAAACCTAGTTGAAAAAACAGCAACATTTTTAGGATATGGACGATGGGAAAATATCTTGTTAGGTTTAGATGTTGCTGGACATGTTATAACATCTGAAAATATTAAACTCTATACACAACTGATTGATTTATACACTCATAATAGGCATGCTGATTTAGAATATAGAGAATTGCCTCCCCAAGAGAAAAATACTCTTATAAATTTATTTAATAGCTTTGATTCAATCTATCGATTTAAAGAGGACTAA
- a CDS encoding type I restriction-modification system S protein, which translates to MTWVFGPIKVELGAVCDVVRGNGLQKKDFVNEGYPVIHYGQIYTFYGLSARVTKSFVSPEVGQKLKKAKTGDVIVATTSENIEDVGKALVWEGAEDVCIGGHSCVLHTEQNSKYLLYYFQTTVFQKQKEKLVIGTKVIELYPKNLEKAIIILPPVYEQGRIVSILDKFDTLTSDLTQGLPKEIEQRQKQYEYWRDLLLNFP; encoded by the coding sequence TTGACTTGGGTTTTTGGACCGATTAAGGTTGAGTTGGGGGCTGTCTGCGATGTGGTGCGTGGGAATGGTTTGCAAAAGAAGGATTTTGTTAATGAGGGTTATCCTGTTATTCATTATGGACAAATCTATACCTTCTATGGATTGAGTGCTCGCGTGACGAAATCTTTTGTGTCACCAGAAGTTGGTCAAAAATTGAAAAAAGCTAAAACTGGTGATGTGATTGTAGCTACTACTTCTGAAAATATTGAAGATGTTGGTAAAGCACTTGTTTGGGAAGGTGCTGAAGATGTTTGTATTGGTGGACACTCTTGTGTATTGCACACGGAACAAAACTCGAAGTACTTGCTTTATTATTTTCAGACAACTGTGTTTCAAAAGCAAAAGGAAAAGTTAGTGATAGGAACTAAAGTGATTGAACTGTATCCTAAAAATTTAGAAAAGGCGATTATTATTCTCCCACCTGTATACGAACAAGGGCGTATCGTCTCCATTCTTGACAAATTTGATACACTAACTTCTGACCTTACCCAAGGTCTTCCGAAAGAAATTGAGCAACGACAGAAACAGTATGAGTATTGGCGGGATTTACTACTTAACTTTCCGTAG
- a CDS encoding type I restriction-modification system S protein, producing the protein MQGTLGRVAVTQYDAYVDRTLAIFDGYKQEVDKRYFAHQLKFIFDREKEFARGSTLKTITKQEFSNFKIPVPPLDIQRRIVQVLDNFDTVCNDLNIGLPKEIELHQKQYAYFRDKLLTFTAEGVYTDSTVQYSTDKT; encoded by the coding sequence TTGCAAGGCACCCTAGGAAGGGTAGCGGTTACCCAGTATGATGCTTATGTCGATAGAACGTTAGCAATTTTTGACGGTTATAAGCAAGAAGTTGATAAACGCTATTTCGCACACCAATTGAAGTTTATTTTTGACAGAGAAAAAGAATTTGCTAGAGGAAGTACTCTGAAAACAATAACAAAACAAGAATTCTCGAATTTCAAAATCCCAGTCCCTCCTCTGGATATTCAGCGTCGTATTGTCCAAGTTTTGGATAATTTTGATACGGTTTGTAATGACCTAAATATCGGGCTACCTAAGGAGATTGAGCTTCATCAGAAACAGTATGCCTATTTTAGAGACAAACTCTTGACCTTCACCGCCGAAGGCGTGTATACTGACAGTACAGTACAGTACAGTACAGACAAGACCTAA
- a CDS encoding type I restriction-modification system S protein, translated as MTYIDEMIKELCPDGVEWKELGEVVDYEQPTKYIVKSKEYSDDYSIPVLTAGQTFILGYTNEVTGIYPASKEHPVIIFDDFTTARKWVDFEFKVKSSAMKLLSIKSDRQDDVSIRYVWHYLGTIKYTPEQHARQWIGTFSKFKIPLPPLEIQGEIVKILDKFTEHVTELTAELTAELTFRQKQYSYFRDKLLSFDDESMGGANDKVYTVQWKTLGEVVNFRRGSFPQPYTDMSFYGGEDAQPFVQVVDVADEGFRLNTKTKKTISQKLFQKVFLYLREPLSLPCKAP; from the coding sequence ATGACCTACATTGATGAGATGATTAAAGAGCTTTGTCCTGACGGAGTGGAGTGGAAAGAGTTGGGTGAAGTCGTTGACTACGAACAGCCAACAAAGTATATCGTAAAATCTAAGGAATACAGCGATGATTATTCCATTCCAGTTTTGACAGCAGGTCAGACATTTATTCTTGGATACACAAATGAAGTAACTGGTATTTATCCAGCAAGTAAGGAACATCCAGTTATTATTTTCGATGACTTTACGACAGCTAGAAAGTGGGTGGATTTTGAATTTAAAGTTAAGTCCTCGGCGATGAAACTACTCTCTATCAAGTCAGACCGTCAAGATGATGTTTCAATAAGGTATGTTTGGCACTATTTAGGAACAATAAAATACACACCAGAACAGCACGCACGACAGTGGATAGGGACTTTTTCTAAATTTAAAATCCCCCTTCCCCCACTAGAAATTCAAGGGGAGATAGTTAAAATACTTGACAAATTCACGGAACATGTTACAGAATTGACCGCAGAATTGACCGCAGAATTGACCTTTCGACAGAAACAATATTCTTATTTTAGAGATAAGCTCCTAAGTTTTGATGATGAAAGTATGGGAGGGGCGAACGATAAGGTTTACACTGTCCAGTGGAAAACGCTGGGGGAGGTGGTGAATTTTAGGAGAGGGTCTTTCCCTCAGCCTTACACAGATATGTCGTTCTATGGTGGAGAAGATGCCCAACCATTTGTTCAAGTTGTAGATGTTGCTGATGAAGGATTTAGACTGAATACTAAAACGAAAAAAACAATTTCTCAAAAGCTATTCCAAAAAGTGTTTTTGTACCTAAGGGAACCGTTATCGTTACCTTGCAAGGCACCCTAG
- a CDS encoding type I restriction-modification system M protein gives MSEQAQRQELHRKIWAIADDVRGAVDGWDFKQYILGILFYRFISENFKTYIEGGEDFNYEEIPDEVITPEVKDDAIKTKGYFIMPAQLFSNVVKTARSNDNLNTELKDIFDAIEASAMGYASENDIKGLFDDVDTRSNKLGSTVPERNERLALILEGIASLDFGSFEDNHIDLFGDAYEFLISNYASNAGKSGGEFFTPQSVSRLLARIVMLGKDEKNKINKIYDPACGSGSLLLQAKKQFTEHIIEDGFYGQEINMTTYNLARMNMFLHNINYDKFSIERGNTLLDPKHGNDKPFDAIVSNPPYSIKWVGSDDPTLINDDRFAPAGILAPKSKADFAFIMHSLSYLSNKGRAAIVTFPGIFYRGGAEQKIRQYLVDGNFVETVIQLPDNLLFGTSIATCILILAKNKPTTDVLFIDASQQFKKETNNNVLTEENIEKILKSVEHKNNEEYFAQLISQEKIVEADYNLSVSTYVEKEDTREKINIDVLNKEIAETVKNIDRLRAEIDKIVEELS, from the coding sequence ATGTCAGAACAAGCACAAAGGCAAGAGTTGCACCGCAAAATCTGGGCAATCGCAGATGATGTCCGTGGTGCGGTAGATGGTTGGGATTTCAAACAATATATTTTGGGAATCCTTTTTTACCGTTTTATCAGTGAAAATTTCAAGACTTATATCGAGGGTGGTGAGGACTTCAACTATGAGGAGATTCCGGATGAAGTAATCACACCTGAGGTTAAGGATGATGCGATTAAGACAAAGGGGTACTTTATTATGCCTGCGCAGCTTTTTTCCAATGTTGTGAAAACAGCTCGTAGTAATGACAACTTAAATACGGAACTCAAGGATATTTTTGATGCCATTGAGGCGAGTGCTATGGGTTATGCCAGTGAAAATGATATTAAAGGTCTTTTTGATGACGTAGACACCAGAAGTAATAAGCTAGGAAGTACCGTCCCAGAGCGTAATGAACGCTTAGCCCTTATCCTAGAAGGTATTGCCAGCCTTGATTTTGGTAGTTTCGAGGACAATCATATCGACCTTTTTGGCGATGCCTATGAGTTTCTGATTTCTAACTACGCTTCTAACGCCGGGAAATCAGGCGGAGAGTTTTTCACACCGCAGAGCGTGTCACGGCTCCTAGCACGTATCGTCATGTTAGGCAAGGATGAAAAGAACAAAATCAATAAGATTTATGACCCTGCTTGTGGTTCTGGTTCTCTCTTGCTTCAAGCCAAAAAACAATTTACGGAGCATATTATCGAGGATGGTTTTTATGGTCAGGAAATCAACATGACCACCTACAACTTGGCTCGGATGAATATGTTCCTTCATAATATCAACTACGACAAGTTTAGCATTGAGCGTGGCAATACGCTGCTGGACCCTAAGCATGGCAATGATAAGCCCTTTGATGCTATCGTGTCCAACCCGCCTTATTCAATCAAGTGGGTTGGTAGCGATGACCCGACGCTAATTAATGATGACCGTTTTGCACCAGCGGGGATTCTGGCACCCAAGTCTAAAGCGGATTTTGCTTTTATCATGCATAGCCTTTCTTATTTGTCCAATAAAGGCAGAGCGGCTATTGTGACCTTCCCTGGGATTTTTTATCGTGGTGGAGCGGAGCAAAAGATTCGTCAGTATTTGGTAGACGGAAACTTTGTCGAAACTGTTATCCAATTGCCGGATAATCTCCTTTTTGGGACGTCTATCGCTACCTGTATCCTTATTCTTGCTAAGAATAAGCCGACAACAGATGTTCTCTTCATTGACGCTAGCCAGCAGTTCAAAAAAGAAACCAATAACAATGTCTTGACAGAAGAGAACATCGAGAAAATTCTGAAAAGTGTTGAGCATAAGAATAATGAAGAGTATTTTGCTCAGCTCATTTCCCAAGAAAAAATTGTGGAAGCTGACTACAATCTCTCTGTATCTACCTACGTGGAAAAAGAGGATACGCGTGAGAAGATTAATATTGATGTATTAAACAAAGAAATTGCTGAGACCGTGAAAAATATTGACCGATTGCGGGCAGAGATTGATAAGATTGTCGAGGAGTTGAGCTGA
- a CDS encoding transposase: protein MDKRRIRNVIKQVFLSEEENQKLLEKMKQDGFTNFSLFARKQLLKPDFETWLVSFPEYQPLTGRLLSVGRTINGIAKSATQFGKISQHDLMELGQLMEELVELVEKQVKEDKQRIAKK from the coding sequence ATGGATAAAAGGAGAATTAGGAACGTAATTAAACAAGTCTTTTTGTCTGAAGAAGAAAATCAAAAACTGTTAGAGAAAATGAAGCAAGATGGCTTCACAAACTTTTCTCTTTTTGCTAGAAAGCAATTATTAAAACCTGATTTTGAAACTTGGCTAGTTAGTTTTCCAGAATATCAGCCGCTGACTGGCAGGTTACTATCTGTTGGTAGAACAATTAATGGCATCGCTAAAAGCGCAACACAGTTTGGAAAAATTTCCCAACATGATTTGATGGAATTAGGTCAGTTGATGGAGGAACTTGTAGAACTGGTAGAGAAACAAGTGAAGGAAGACAAGCAACGAATAGCCAAGAAGTGA
- a CDS encoding transposase, giving the protein MSERIRTILKKFYVTELQNEVLNQLVNDTGLQTFSNYARRMLFKETSLFMRFDESQFDELIYSLRRIQNNLRQLSKIAEQSQDSQAYRAMDYSRRLVSHYEKQLTRYHKKKKRKLLSKGA; this is encoded by the coding sequence ATGTCTGAACGTATCAGAACTATTTTAAAGAAGTTTTATGTGACGGAATTGCAGAATGAAGTACTTAATCAACTAGTAAATGATACAGGCTTGCAAACATTCTCTAATTATGCTCGTCGGATGCTTTTTAAGGAAACATCACTCTTTATGCGATTTGATGAATCTCAGTTTGATGAGTTGATTTATTCTTTAAGGCGTATTCAAAATAATTTAAGGCAGTTATCTAAAATTGCAGAGCAGTCTCAAGATAGTCAAGCCTACAGAGCTATGGACTATAGCAGAAGGTTAGTTTCACATTATGAAAAGCAGTTAACGCGTTACCACAAGAAAAAGAAACGGAAATTATTATCTAAGGGAGCTTAA
- a CDS encoding DnaD and phage-associated domain protein yields the protein MANRRMLSKTVVQIQRFLRLPLEAQALYCHLVVNADDDGIVEAFPVMRMINANEDSLNLLTLKQYLLLLNNEMVYFIKDFFEQNTIKADRYTPSSHRQLLIDYLKDNQLLECLNLGPRLINYLQNTRLQVGASLDPDGNRNIIKDKISKDRIGKDKLSQDKIGLDNDPISSQLTDDIWLMETLWHRELTQQEKVLLEGFAVNDSLLQLAIQKTEELEPKKQNMSYVKGILMNWEARGFITVDQVIASEEDYRPLEIANVEVSEDFLAAMDIWKD from the coding sequence ATGGCTAATAGACGAATGTTGAGTAAAACGGTGGTGCAGATACAACGATTTTTACGCCTACCACTTGAAGCGCAGGCGCTTTACTGTCACTTGGTAGTCAATGCAGATGATGATGGTATTGTTGAAGCTTTTCCTGTTATGCGGATGATTAATGCTAATGAGGACAGTTTGAATTTATTAACTCTTAAGCAGTATTTACTCTTGTTAAACAATGAAATGGTTTACTTTATCAAGGATTTCTTTGAGCAGAATACCATCAAAGCAGATCGTTACACACCGAGTAGTCATCGTCAACTTCTTATAGATTATCTGAAGGATAATCAGTTGTTGGAGTGTCTAAATCTAGGACCACGCTTGATTAATTATCTTCAAAATACTCGGCTCCAAGTTGGAGCCAGTCTGGATCCAGATGGGAACCGCAATATAATTAAAGATAAGATAAGTAAAGATAGGATAGGTAAAGATAAGTTAAGTCAAGATAAGATAGGATTAGATAATGATCCAATCTCATCACAACTGACTGATGACATCTGGTTAATGGAAACACTATGGCATCGAGAATTAACCCAACAGGAGAAAGTATTATTAGAAGGATTCGCGGTTAATGATTCTTTATTGCAGTTAGCTATTCAGAAAACAGAGGAGCTTGAGCCAAAGAAACAAAACATGAGTTATGTCAAAGGGATACTAATGAATTGGGAAGCTAGAGGGTTTATAACTGTTGACCAAGTGATAGCATCTGAAGAAGACTACCGTCCATTAGAAATTGCAAATGTAGAAGTTTCAGAAGATTTCTTAGCAGCTATGGATATATGGAAAGACTAG
- a CDS encoding DNA-binding protein — MSEEATLVVQLPKVLEKQLRAHYDEMVSTAIERALEDKELYKPMVRMAALSRWLDVSTTTLQKWTREGMPTMVIDGVTLYDKRAVTRWLKQYER; from the coding sequence ATGTCTGAAGAAGCGACTTTAGTTGTTCAACTTCCCAAAGTTTTGGAAAAACAATTAAGGGCACATTATGATGAAATGGTTTCTACAGCTATTGAAAGAGCGCTAGAGGATAAAGAATTATATAAACCTATGGTTCGGATGGCAGCCCTTTCTAGATGGCTTGATGTGTCAACGACAACACTTCAAAAGTGGACGCGAGAAGGAATGCCTACAATGGTTATTGATGGTGTGACTCTGTACGATAAACGTGCGGTTACACGTTGGTTGAAGCAATATGAAAGATGA
- a CDS encoding DNA-binding protein translates to MTNNIAKLIEESGKKIKSISEALDISYPTLSSYNQGIRKPKKENAQKLADYFGVSVAYILGIDEEKYAPSNLKIVTDSFKTSEITSVTPFKSDMEKLKKGIELGEIHLSMPLNEVFSDDFRRILSNYLMDYEETFIKDLIKFMNNQGQKSDIWKTWIQTEEFQIRRADRDRK, encoded by the coding sequence ATGACTAATAATATAGCTAAACTTATAGAAGAAAGTGGCAAAAAAATAAAAAGTATCAGTGAAGCGCTAGATATATCCTACCCAACACTATCTAGCTATAACCAAGGAATACGAAAACCTAAAAAAGAGAATGCTCAAAAGTTAGCGGATTATTTTGGTGTCTCAGTGGCATACATCCTTGGAATTGACGAAGAAAAGTACGCTCCGTCAAATTTAAAAATCGTCACTGATAGTTTCAAGACATCTGAAATTACTTCTGTAACACCTTTTAAAAGCGATATGGAGAAGCTTAAGAAAGGAATCGAACTAGGAGAGATTCATTTGTCTATGCCCTTAAACGAGGTTTTCTCAGATGACTTTAGACGTATTCTTTCTAACTACTTAATGGATTATGAAGAAACCTTTATCAAAGACTTAATTAAGTTTATGAATAACCAAGGCCAAAAATCGGATATTTGGAAAACATGGATACAAACCGAAGAGTTTCAAATTAGACGAGCAGATCGTGACAGAAAATAG
- a CDS encoding integrase, with product MSVHKYQSTKGITYFVKVYLGLNDYGKKKYYTKRGFKTRKAAKAHETAVNHQLNSGTFAHLTAQTTYTYQELYQRWYEAYKDTVETTTAAKTADLYRLHILPTFGEKKISKSVR from the coding sequence ATGTCTGTACACAAATACCAATCTACAAAAGGAATTACCTATTTTGTTAAAGTTTACCTTGGTCTAAACGACTACGGTAAGAAAAAATATTACACTAAACGAGGATTCAAGACGCGTAAAGCTGCCAAAGCTCATGAAACTGCTGTTAATCATCAGCTGAATAGTGGAACTTTTGCCCATCTTACTGCTCAAACAACCTATACTTACCAAGAACTATATCAAAGGTGGTATGAAGCTTACAAAGATACCGTTGAAACAACTACTGCAGCTAAAACGGCCGATTTATATCGCCTTCATATTCTTCCAACCTTTGGAGAGAAAAAGATTTCAAAATCAGTCCGCTAG